In the Caenorhabditis elegans chromosome X genome, one interval contains:
- the ceh-1 gene encoding Homeobox protein ceh-1 (Confirmed by transcript evidence), translating into MNGFRVEDLLSEREKDSNSDEATHQKSPADGGKSSRKLKMRRARTAFTYEQLVALENKFKTSRYLSVVERLNLAIQLQLSETQVKIWFQNRRTKWKKHNPGQDANTPQTPPSSDETQIQPILPANPITSFSSLLLPPIISPANSAVLQGTSIPLTLFNLNQILMPQNVGFN; encoded by the exons ATGAATGGCTTTCGTGTCGAAGATTTGCTATCCGAACGGGAAAAAGACTCCAACTCGGATGAAGCCACGCATCAAAAGTCTCCAGCTGATGGCGGGAAATCGAGTCGGAAACTCAAAATGCGGCGAGCCAGAACTGCATTCACTTATGAGCAATTGGTTGCGCTGGAAAACAAATTCAAG acttcACGTTATTTGAGCGTCGTAGAGCGTTTAAATTTGGCAATTCAACTTCAGCTTTCTGAAACTCAG GTAAAAATCTGGTTCCAAAACCGGCGTACCAAGTGGAAGAAACACAATCCGGGACAAGATGCAAATACGCCTCAAACCCCACCATCTTCCGATGAAACTCAGATTCAACCAATTCTACCGGCAAATCCTATAACTTCATTTAGTTCATTG cttttgccGCCAATAATATCTCCAGCAAACTCAGCAGTTCTACAAGGAACATCCATCCCATTAACACTGTTCAACTTGAACCAAATTCTAATGCCTCAAAATGTGGGCTTCAATTAA